One Williamsia phyllosphaerae genomic window, CGAGGCCGTCGAGGCCGGTGTCGGTGGGCTGATGCTCTTCGGGGTGCCGGCCGCCGGTGACAAGGACGTGACCGGTTCGGGGGCCGACGATCCTGACGGCATCCTCAACCGCGCGTTGGCCGCGCTGCGATCCGACCTCGGCGATTCGACGGTGCTGATGGCCGACACGTGTCTCGACGAGTTCACCGATCACGGGCACTGCGGCGTCCTGGACGACGCAGGTCGCGTCGACAACGACGCCACCCTCGAGCGCTACGTCTCCATGGCGCTGGCGCAGGTCGAGGCGGGCGCGCACCTGCTGGGGCCGAGCGGGATGATGGACGGCCAGGTCGGGGCGATCCGCGCTGCGTTGGATGACGCCGGTCACACCGATGCCGGGATCCTCGCCTACACGGCCAAGTACTCGTCGGCCTTCTACGGACCGTTCCGCGAGGCGGTCGGGAGCTCGTTGCAGGGCGATCGACGCACCTACCAGCAGGATCCGGCCAATCGCGACGAGGCCATCCGCGAGCTCGAACTCGACCTCGCCGAGGGCGCCGACATCGTGATGGTCAAGCCAGCGATGAGCTATCTCGACATCGTGCGTGACGTCGCCGAAGCGGTGGTCGTGCCGGTCGCGGCTTACCAGATCTCCGGCGAGTACTCGATGATCACCGCCGCCGCCGAGCGAGGCTGGATCGACCGCGATGCCGCCATCCTCGAGTCGTTGACCTCGATCCGTCGGGCCGGCGCAGACATCGTGCTGACCTACTGGGCAACCGAGGTCGCTGCCCGGCTCCACTAGTCTGGGGCCATGTCTCAACCCCCGAATCCGTGGCCCCAGGGCTCGTGGCCCCCGGATCCGTCGAACAACAAGGGTGACTCGGGCAAGCCGACCCTGGTCAACTCGATGGCCATCGCGACCGAGCTGTGGTTGGTGGTGGTGTTGTGCCAGATCATCGCGTCGATCGCCGAGTACTCCACGGTCACCGACTCGTTCCGCGACTCCGTGCGCGAGACGTCCGGCGCGTCGGCGAGTGAGGTCGACCTCGTCACGTCCAGCGGGTTCCTGGTCGGTGTGTTCGTCGTCGCGACCGCGATCATCGCGGCCGTGTCGCTGCTCATCGTCTGGCTGGCCCGTACCGGCCACAACTGGGCGCGCCTGGTGCTGTCGTTCTTCAGTGCGTTCCTGGTGGTCCAGGCCGTGTTGGCGCTGTTCGGTGACAACGGCGCCACCTGGGCCACGATCCCCACGGTGATCGGTGGGGTGGCCGCGCTCGGGGCCGCCTACCTGCTGCTGCAACGCGAGACCGAGACCTACTGCAAGGCGATGGCGACATATCGCAAGTCCGGTGGAACGCCGCCTCCCGGTCCCGGGTGGCCGCCGAACGGTGGTCCGCCGCCGAACCAGTACTTCCCGCGCGGTCAGTATCCCCAGCAGGGACCGCAGCAGGGGTCGTACCCGTATCCGCCGCACGATGATCGGCGTGACGACTCCGGGGGCAACCGATGACGGAACCCGGCCCCGCGGCGCCCTCGCTCGCGGTCTGGGCGGTGCGTCTGTGGATGGCCTCGGGCGTGCTGTTCCTCGCCTCGGCGGCGTGGTTCCTGATCATCGGGATCGGTAGCACCAACGCGTTCGGTATCGGCCTCGGCGTGGTCAGCGCGGGTGTGGGCGTGGGGATGTTGCTGCTGACCCGGCGGACCGGCTCCGGCGATCCGCGCTGGCGGTCGGTGCTCGCCGTGCTGTCGTTGACGGTCACCGTGCTCGGCATGCTGATGGCGGCGCTGTTCCTCGACCCGTTCCTGTTGATCAGCGGGATCGTCGGGTTGGTCGGGTCGATGATGGCGTACCGACCGGCCGCCGAGCCGTGGTTCACCCGTGGGGGTGTCGGTGGCTGACGCCCCCGATTCCCCCGACGTGCCCGGGTCCGGCGAGTGGAACACCTCGGTGGCGCCGGGCCGAGTGCTGTTCCGGGAGAACGGCGGCAGTTGGTGGGTCGTCTCCATCGGCCCGATCCTCGTGGCCGCGGTACTGCTCATGGAACTGTTCGGTGGGGGACAGGTGCACTGGCCCGTGCTGTCGATCTTCCTGGTCATCATCACCGGCTTCTCGGCGATCCAGGTCTACGCGGCGCGTCAACACGTCGGCGTCGTCCTCACCGACACGACCCTGCGGCAGGGCACCCGCACCATCGCCCTGGCCGACATCAAACGCATCTACCCGGAGAACACCAACCCCGAGCCCGAGAAGTGGGAGAGCGCACCGGCCATCGGCGAACTCCGCGCCGTACCGCGTCGTCGTACCGGGATCGGCGTGCGAATGACGTCGGGCAAGCTCGCGCAGGCATGGGCCCGCGATCACCATCGTCTGCGTACCGAACTCGCCGAGGCCCACCTGGCCATGCAGCTGGGCCTTCCGCCGCGGGACGACACGTGACCCCGGGCCGCCGCAGACTCGCCGCCCTCGTGGGCATCCTGGTCGGGATCGC contains:
- the hemB gene encoding porphobilinogen synthase: MTDRPYIRPRRLRTTPAMRRLVAQTSLEPRHLVLPVFVADGLSEPNPIASMPGVVQHTIDSVRRAAAEAVEAGVGGLMLFGVPAAGDKDVTGSGADDPDGILNRALAALRSDLGDSTVLMADTCLDEFTDHGHCGVLDDAGRVDNDATLERYVSMALAQVEAGAHLLGPSGMMDGQVGAIRAALDDAGHTDAGILAYTAKYSSAFYGPFREAVGSSLQGDRRTYQQDPANRDEAIRELELDLAEGADIVMVKPAMSYLDIVRDVAEAVVVPVAAYQISGEYSMITAAAERGWIDRDAAILESLTSIRRAGADIVLTYWATEVAARLH
- a CDS encoding DUF3093 domain-containing protein, which codes for MADAPDSPDVPGSGEWNTSVAPGRVLFRENGGSWWVVSIGPILVAAVLLMELFGGGQVHWPVLSIFLVIITGFSAIQVYAARQHVGVVLTDTTLRQGTRTIALADIKRIYPENTNPEPEKWESAPAIGELRAVPRRRTGIGVRMTSGKLAQAWARDHHRLRTELAEAHLAMQLGLPPRDDT
- a CDS encoding phage holin family protein; amino-acid sequence: MSQPPNPWPQGSWPPDPSNNKGDSGKPTLVNSMAIATELWLVVVLCQIIASIAEYSTVTDSFRDSVRETSGASASEVDLVTSSGFLVGVFVVATAIIAAVSLLIVWLARTGHNWARLVLSFFSAFLVVQAVLALFGDNGATWATIPTVIGGVAALGAAYLLLQRETETYCKAMATYRKSGGTPPPGPGWPPNGGPPPNQYFPRGQYPQQGPQQGSYPYPPHDDRRDDSGGNR